A genome region from Actinomycetota bacterium includes the following:
- a CDS encoding molybdopterin-dependent oxidoreductase, whose translation VAVASGVLHATGILVELGPVTAMQLHVGAALLSIPFAVWHVLARRVRPRRTDLSRRSLLRAGAVVGGAGLAYMGIEGVVRATALPGADRRFTGSYERGSGRPKDMPVTQWLDDEVPWLDPGSWRLEVASADGVRTWTHEEVAGFTDRVRATLDCTGGWYAEQVWEGAWLWRLLPAVGEARSLKVVSVTGYPRRFPAADLSRLLLATRVGGRPLDPGHGFPARLVAPGRRGFWWVKWVARVEASPVPWWWQWPFPVT comes from the coding sequence TCGTGGCCGTGGCCTCCGGCGTCCTCCACGCCACGGGAATCCTGGTCGAACTCGGCCCGGTGACCGCGATGCAGCTTCACGTCGGCGCGGCGCTGCTCTCGATCCCGTTCGCGGTCTGGCACGTGCTGGCCCGGCGTGTCCGGCCGCGGCGGACCGATCTATCCCGACGGAGCCTGCTGCGGGCCGGGGCGGTGGTCGGCGGGGCCGGCCTCGCGTACATGGGCATCGAGGGGGTGGTCCGGGCCACCGCCCTGCCGGGCGCGGATCGCCGGTTCACCGGGTCCTACGAGCGGGGCTCGGGCCGGCCCAAGGACATGCCGGTCACGCAGTGGCTCGACGACGAGGTGCCCTGGCTCGACCCGGGGTCCTGGCGGCTCGAGGTCGCGTCGGCCGACGGCGTTCGGACGTGGACCCACGAGGAGGTGGCCGGCTTCACCGACCGGGTGCGGGCCACCCTCGATTGCACCGGGGGCTGGTACGCGGAGCAGGTGTGGGAGGGTGCGTGGTTGTGGCGGCTGCTGCCGGCGGTGGGCGAGGCCAGAAGTCTCAAGGTCGTGTCGGTCACCGGCTATCCGCGACGGTTCCCGGCCGCCGATCTGTCACGGCTGCTCCTGGCGACCAGGGTCGGCGGCCGTCCGCTCGATCCGGGCCACGGCTTCCCGGCTCGCCTGGTGGCCCCGGGGAGGCGGGGCTTCTGGTGGGTGAAATGGGTCGCTCGGGTCGAGGCGTCGCCGGTCCCGTGGTGGTGGCAGTGGCCCTTCCCGGTGACGTGA
- a CDS encoding MFS transporter, whose translation MALDSAAVARERLVTPTFVLIALATLAYFITVSVVLPVLPLYVRGPLGGGDVSVGVVVGAFSVTALLIRPWAGRLADRRGRRLPMLIGIGIVTVSLAAYVAADSVPALIALRLVTGVGEALFFTGAASAIADLAPHDRRGEAISFFSLALWTGIAVGPPIGEAVLGDGRYDRVWLVAAALGLVAWLLTLRVRVAPVRPHHAPSRLIHRSALLPGTAVLASIWGAAGFFAFVPLYARELGLSGSGGVFVLFSSIVVAIRLVGARLPDTLGPMRAARASLVVSAAGLALAGLWRTAPGLFAATSVYAVGQALAFPALMALALRGTSPGERGAAIGTFTAMVDVGFGIGPAALGFVAAGFGYGGVFLIGAAVAILGFVLLLTRSGGREAA comes from the coding sequence GTGGCGCTAGACTCGGCGGCCGTGGCCCGGGAGCGGCTGGTCACCCCCACGTTCGTCCTGATCGCGCTGGCGACGCTGGCGTACTTCATCACGGTCAGCGTCGTGCTGCCGGTCCTTCCCCTGTACGTGCGAGGGCCGCTCGGGGGCGGCGACGTCTCGGTCGGGGTGGTCGTGGGCGCGTTCAGCGTGACGGCCCTGCTGATCAGGCCGTGGGCCGGTCGCCTGGCCGATCGGCGCGGGCGTCGCCTCCCGATGCTGATCGGGATCGGCATCGTGACGGTATCGCTGGCCGCCTACGTCGCCGCCGACTCGGTGCCGGCGCTCATCGCGTTGCGCCTCGTCACCGGCGTCGGCGAGGCGCTGTTCTTCACCGGAGCCGCCAGCGCCATCGCCGACCTGGCGCCTCACGACCGCCGGGGCGAGGCGATCAGCTTCTTCTCCCTGGCCCTCTGGACGGGCATCGCCGTCGGCCCCCCGATCGGCGAGGCGGTGCTCGGCGACGGCCGGTACGACCGGGTCTGGCTCGTCGCCGCTGCCCTGGGGCTCGTCGCCTGGCTGCTGACGTTGCGGGTCCGGGTGGCCCCGGTCCGCCCGCACCACGCCCCCTCTCGGCTGATCCACCGGAGCGCGCTGCTGCCGGGAACCGCCGTCCTGGCGAGCATCTGGGGGGCGGCCGGGTTCTTCGCCTTCGTCCCCCTGTATGCCCGCGAGCTGGGGTTGTCGGGGTCCGGCGGCGTGTTCGTGCTGTTCTCCAGCATCGTCGTGGCGATCAGGCTCGTCGGCGCTCGGCTGCCCGACACCCTCGGCCCGATGCGGGCGGCCCGGGCCTCCCTGGTCGTGTCGGCCGCGGGCCTGGCCCTGGCCGGGCTGTGGCGAACGGCGCCGGGCCTGTTCGCGGCCACGTCCGTCTACGCCGTGGGGCAGGCCCTGGCCTTCCCCGCGCTGATGGCCCTGGCGCTCCGGGGCACGTCGCCCGGCGAGCGTGGGGCCGCCATCGGGACGTTCACGGCGATGGTCGACGTCGGCTTCGGCATCGGCCCGGCCGCCCTGGGGTTCGTGGCCGCCGGGTTCGGCTACGGCGGCGTGTTCCTGATCGGCGCCGCGGTGGCCATCCTC